In Streptomyces sp. NBC_01439, the following are encoded in one genomic region:
- a CDS encoding MBL fold metallo-hydrolase has product MLIAGFPAGAWGTNCYVVAPAAGEECVIIDPGHQAARGVEETLKKHRLKPVAVVLTHGHIDHVASVVPVCGAHDVPAWIHPEDRYMMSDPEKALGRSIGMPLMGELTVGEPDDVRELADGATLKLAGMDFSVAHAPGHTKGSVTFRMPELADVPPVFFSGDLLFAGSIGRTDLPGGSHAEILESLGRVCLPLDDSTVVLSGHGPQTTIGRERATNPYLREVAAGLGDGTAAPRRGM; this is encoded by the coding sequence GTGCTGATTGCCGGGTTCCCCGCAGGCGCTTGGGGCACCAACTGCTACGTGGTCGCCCCCGCCGCCGGTGAGGAGTGCGTCATCATCGACCCGGGCCATCAGGCCGCCCGGGGCGTCGAGGAGACGCTGAAGAAGCATCGGCTCAAGCCCGTCGCGGTCGTGCTGACCCATGGCCACATCGATCATGTGGCCTCGGTGGTCCCGGTGTGCGGAGCACACGACGTACCGGCCTGGATCCACCCCGAGGACCGCTACATGATGAGCGACCCGGAGAAGGCCCTCGGCCGCTCCATCGGGATGCCGCTCATGGGCGAGCTGACCGTGGGGGAGCCGGACGACGTACGAGAACTGGCCGACGGCGCCACCCTGAAATTGGCCGGAATGGACTTCTCCGTGGCGCACGCGCCGGGCCATACCAAGGGGTCGGTGACCTTCCGGATGCCCGAGCTGGCCGACGTCCCGCCGGTCTTCTTCTCGGGCGACCTGCTCTTCGCCGGCTCCATCGGACGCACCGACCTGCCCGGCGGCTCCCACGCCGAGATCCTCGAATCGCTGGGCCGCGTGTGCCTGCCGCTCGACGACTCGACCGTGGTGCTGTCCGGCCACGGTCCCCAGACCACCATCGGCCGCGAGCGCGCGACCAACCCGTACCTTCGGGAAGTCGCCGCCGGGCTCGGAGACGGCACCGCCGCTCCACGACGAGGAATGTGA
- the hisS gene encoding histidine--tRNA ligase: protein MSTFKAPKGTYDLIPPYSAKYLAVRDAISAPLRKAGYGYIETPGFEDVNLFARGVGESTDIVTKEMFTLTTKGGTNLALRPEGTASVLRAALEASLHKQGNLPAKLWYSGSYYRYERPQKGRYRHFSQVGAEAIGSEDPALDAELIILADQAYRTLGLSNFRILLNSLGDKECRPVYREALQTFLRGLDLDEETVRRAEINPLRVLDDKRAEVQKQLVGAPVLRDYLCDACKAYHEEVRELITAAGVVFEDDEKLVRGLDYYTRTTFEFVHDGLGAQSAVGGGGRYDGLSEMIGGPALPSVGWALGVDRTVLALEAEGIELDIPATTTVFAVALGEAKATVFGLVTQLRKAGVAADMSYGGKGLKGAMKDANRSGARFAVVVGERDLAEGVVQLKDMESGEQAAVPVDELVDTVRARLA, encoded by the coding sequence GTGAGCACTTTCAAGGCCCCCAAGGGCACGTACGACCTGATCCCGCCGTACTCGGCCAAGTACCTGGCGGTCCGCGACGCCATCTCCGCCCCGCTGCGCAAGGCCGGGTACGGCTACATCGAGACGCCGGGCTTTGAAGACGTGAACCTGTTCGCCCGAGGTGTCGGCGAGTCCACCGACATCGTCACGAAGGAGATGTTCACCCTCACCACCAAGGGTGGCACCAACCTCGCCCTGCGCCCGGAGGGCACCGCCTCCGTGCTGCGCGCGGCCCTGGAGGCCAGCCTGCACAAGCAGGGCAACCTCCCGGCCAAGCTCTGGTACTCGGGCTCCTACTACCGCTACGAGCGACCGCAGAAGGGTCGTTACCGCCACTTCTCGCAGGTGGGTGCCGAGGCGATCGGCTCCGAGGACCCAGCCCTGGACGCCGAGCTGATCATCCTGGCCGACCAGGCCTACCGCACCCTCGGGCTGTCGAACTTCCGCATCCTGCTGAACTCGCTCGGCGACAAGGAGTGCCGCCCGGTCTACCGCGAGGCGCTCCAGACCTTCCTGCGCGGCCTCGACCTCGACGAGGAGACCGTCCGCCGGGCCGAGATCAATCCGCTGCGCGTGCTCGACGACAAGCGGGCCGAGGTGCAGAAGCAGCTCGTCGGTGCCCCCGTGCTGCGGGACTACCTGTGCGACGCCTGCAAGGCGTACCACGAGGAGGTGCGGGAGCTGATCACGGCTGCCGGCGTCGTCTTCGAGGACGACGAGAAGCTGGTGCGCGGACTGGACTACTACACCCGCACCACCTTCGAGTTCGTCCACGACGGTCTGGGCGCGCAGTCCGCGGTGGGCGGAGGCGGCCGGTACGACGGACTGTCCGAGATGATCGGCGGACCGGCCCTGCCCTCGGTGGGCTGGGCGCTCGGCGTGGACCGCACGGTCCTGGCCCTGGAGGCCGAGGGCATCGAGCTGGACATCCCGGCGACGACCACGGTCTTCGCCGTGGCCCTCGGAGAGGCCAAGGCGACCGTGTTCGGCCTGGTGACGCAGCTGCGCAAGGCGGGCGTCGCGGCCGACATGTCCTACGGCGGCAAGGGCCTCAAGGGCGCCATGAAGGACGCGAACCGGAGCGGTGCCCGCTTCGCGGTCGTGGTCGGTGAGCGGGACCTCGCCGAGGGCGTCGTCCAGCTGAAGGACATGGAGTCCGGCGAGCAGGCGGCCGTGCCCGTCGACGAGCTGGTCGACACGGTCCGGGCCCGCCTCGCCTGA
- a CDS encoding vitamin K epoxide reductase family protein, which produces MTTRSADADTARGRTVGGSRALALLLVITGAAGLLAAWVITIDKFKLLEDPTFKPACSLNPIVSCGNIMTSDQASAFGFPNPMLGLVAYGIVICVGMSMLAGASFRRWYWLTFNAGTLFGVVFCTWLMYQSLYNINSLCLWCCLAWVATIFMFWYVTAHNVREGLLPAPGWLKAFLDEFTWVLPVLHVGIIGMLILTRWWDFWTS; this is translated from the coding sequence ATGACGACACGAAGCGCGGACGCGGACACCGCCCGGGGCAGGACCGTCGGGGGGAGCCGGGCCCTGGCCCTGCTGCTGGTGATCACCGGAGCCGCGGGCCTGCTCGCCGCCTGGGTGATCACGATCGACAAGTTCAAGCTGCTGGAGGACCCGACCTTCAAGCCCGCCTGCAGCCTCAACCCGATCGTCTCCTGCGGCAACATCATGACGAGCGATCAGGCATCGGCCTTCGGCTTCCCGAACCCGATGCTCGGACTCGTCGCCTACGGCATCGTGATCTGCGTCGGCATGAGCATGCTGGCCGGTGCCTCGTTCCGCCGCTGGTACTGGCTGACCTTCAACGCCGGCACCCTCTTCGGCGTCGTCTTCTGCACCTGGCTCATGTACCAGTCGCTCTACAACATCAACTCCCTCTGCCTGTGGTGCTGCCTGGCTTGGGTCGCCACGATCTTCATGTTCTGGTACGTCACCGCGCACAACGTCCGCGAGGGGCTGCTGCCGGCCCCGGGCTGGCTCAAGGCCTTCCTCGACGAGTTCACCTGGGTCCTGCCCGTCCTGCACGTCGGGATCATCGGGATGCTGATCCTGACCCGCTGGTGGGACTTCTGGACCTCCTGA
- a CDS encoding replication-associated recombination protein A: MEPDLFTAAAEDRQEKDPASSPLAVRMRPRTLDEVVGQQHLLKPGSPLRRLVGEGAGGPAGASSVILWGPPGIGKTTLAYVVSQATQKRFVELSAITAGVKEVRAVIEGAKRAAGGYGKETVLFLDEIHRFSKAQQDSLLPAVENRWVTLIAATTENPYFSIISPLLSRSLLLTLEPLTDEDLSDLMRRALTEGRGLGGAVTLPADAEAHLLRIAGGDARRALTALEAGAGSAIAKGEDEITLQTLEEAVDRAAVRYDKDGDQHYDVASALIKSIRGSDVDAALHYLARMIDAGEDPRFIARRLMISASEDIGLADPTALPIAVAAAQAVAMIGFPEAALTLSHATIALALAPKSNTATTAIGAALADVRAGLAGSVPPHLRDGHYKGAAKLGHAQGYVYPHDVPGAIAAQQYAPDEIQGKRYYEPTRYGAEARYADVVEKVRERLRGAGS, encoded by the coding sequence GTGGAACCAGACCTGTTCACCGCCGCTGCCGAAGACCGCCAGGAGAAGGACCCGGCGAGCTCCCCGCTCGCCGTCCGGATGCGCCCGCGCACCCTGGACGAGGTCGTCGGCCAGCAGCACCTGCTGAAGCCCGGATCACCACTGCGGCGCCTCGTCGGGGAAGGGGCCGGCGGCCCGGCCGGTGCCTCGTCGGTGATCCTCTGGGGCCCGCCCGGCATCGGGAAGACGACGCTGGCGTACGTGGTCAGCCAGGCCACGCAGAAGCGTTTCGTGGAGCTCTCCGCCATCACGGCGGGCGTCAAAGAGGTACGGGCCGTCATCGAGGGCGCCAAGCGGGCGGCCGGCGGCTACGGCAAGGAGACCGTCCTCTTCCTCGACGAGATCCACCGGTTCAGCAAGGCGCAGCAGGACTCGCTGCTCCCCGCCGTCGAGAACCGCTGGGTGACGCTGATCGCGGCCACCACCGAGAACCCGTACTTCTCGATCATCTCCCCGCTCCTGTCCCGCTCGCTGCTGCTGACGCTGGAACCGCTCACGGACGAGGACCTGAGCGACCTGATGCGGCGCGCGCTCACCGAAGGGCGGGGCCTGGGCGGGGCCGTCACCCTCCCGGCGGACGCCGAGGCCCATTTGCTGCGGATCGCCGGCGGCGACGCCCGGCGGGCGCTGACGGCACTGGAGGCGGGCGCCGGGTCGGCCATCGCCAAGGGCGAGGACGAGATCACCCTCCAGACGCTGGAGGAGGCCGTCGACCGGGCGGCGGTCCGGTACGACAAGGACGGAGACCAGCACTACGACGTGGCCAGCGCGCTGATCAAGTCGATCCGCGGCTCGGACGTCGACGCCGCACTGCACTACCTGGCCCGGATGATCGACGCCGGGGAGGACCCCCGGTTCATCGCCCGCCGCCTGATGATCTCCGCGAGCGAGGACATCGGCCTGGCGGACCCGACGGCCCTGCCGATCGCCGTGGCCGCGGCCCAGGCGGTGGCGATGATCGGCTTCCCGGAGGCGGCCCTGACCCTCTCGCACGCCACGATCGCCCTGGCGCTGGCCCCCAAGTCGAACACCGCCACGACCGCGATCGGCGCGGCACTGGCCGACGTACGGGCGGGCCTGGCCGGATCGGTCCCGCCGCACCTGAGGGACGGGCACTACAAGGGCGCGGCGAAGCTGGGGCACGCGCAGGGGTACGTGTACCCGCACGACGTGCCGGGCGCGATCGCGGCGCAGCAGTACGCACCGGACGAGATCCAGGGCAAGCGGTACTACGAGCCGACGCGGTACGGCGCGGAGGCCCGCTACGCCGACGTGGTCGAGAAGGTCCGCGAGCGCCTCCGGGGCGCCGGGTCCTGA
- a CDS encoding DUF2470 domain-containing protein, whose product MILLVSGESTAARAAAHAQDDDLTAVIEITDVAPVSVPHRIRGRAWLAGWLTPVRGDDRAACAALLAERQPVGELLGMRESLDAPHAGRPAWMMLRLEVGEISVDDLWGAEHVDPDDLAAAEPDPMVAHESELLQHLHSAHGDRLGELGGLLGAREARGMTAVPLSLDRLGLRVRFTGGPAGSFDARFDFPEPVADICGLRRAMHSLFSAASY is encoded by the coding sequence GTGATTCTCCTTGTTTCCGGGGAATCCACGGCTGCCAGGGCAGCCGCTCACGCCCAGGACGACGACCTCACCGCCGTGATCGAGATCACGGACGTGGCGCCGGTGTCCGTGCCCCATCGTATCCGAGGCCGCGCCTGGCTGGCCGGGTGGCTGACGCCGGTGCGCGGGGACGACCGCGCGGCCTGCGCGGCGCTGCTCGCGGAGCGGCAGCCGGTGGGCGAGCTGCTGGGCATGCGGGAGTCCCTCGACGCCCCCCACGCCGGACGCCCGGCCTGGATGATGCTGCGCCTGGAGGTCGGCGAGATCTCGGTGGACGACCTGTGGGGCGCCGAGCACGTCGACCCGGACGACCTGGCCGCCGCGGAGCCGGACCCGATGGTCGCGCACGAGTCGGAGCTGCTGCAGCACCTGCACTCCGCCCACGGCGACCGGCTCGGCGAGCTGGGCGGCCTGCTCGGTGCCCGCGAGGCCCGCGGGATGACCGCCGTCCCGCTCTCCCTGGACCGACTGGGGCTGCGGGTCCGCTTCACCGGCGGCCCGGCCGGCTCCTTCGACGCCCGCTTCGACTTCCCGGAGCCGGTCGCGGACATCTGCGGCCTGCGCCGGGCGATGCACTCCCTGTTCTCGGCCGCTTCGTACTAG
- the rpsD gene encoding 30S ribosomal protein S4, producing MNQKRPKVKKSRALGIALTPKAVKYFEARPYPPGEHGRGRKQNSDYKVRLLEKQRLRAQYDISERQMARAYDRAKKAEGKTGEALVVELERRLDALVLRSGIARTIYQARQMVVHGHIEVNGDKVDKPSFRVRPDDVITVRERSREKVPFQVAREGGYAGEGETPRYLQVNLKALAFRLDRDPNRKEIPVICDEQLVVEYYAR from the coding sequence GTGAACCAGAAGCGACCCAAGGTCAAGAAGTCGCGTGCCCTCGGCATTGCGCTGACCCCGAAGGCCGTCAAGTACTTTGAGGCCCGCCCCTACCCGCCGGGCGAGCACGGCCGTGGCCGCAAGCAGAACTCGGACTACAAGGTCCGTCTGCTGGAGAAGCAGCGTCTGCGCGCTCAGTACGACATCTCTGAGCGTCAGATGGCCCGCGCGTACGACCGCGCCAAGAAGGCCGAAGGCAAGACGGGCGAGGCGCTGGTCGTCGAGCTCGAGCGTCGCCTCGACGCCCTGGTCCTGCGTTCGGGCATCGCCCGCACCATCTACCAGGCCCGCCAGATGGTCGTTCACGGCCACATCGAGGTCAACGGCGACAAGGTCGACAAGCCGTCGTTCCGTGTCCGTCCGGACGACGTCATCACCGTGCGCGAGCGCAGCCGCGAGAAGGTTCCGTTCCAGGTTGCCCGTGAGGGTGGCTACGCAGGCGAGGGCGAGACCCCGCGCTACCTGCAGGTCAACCTGAAGGCCCTGGCCTTCCGCCTGGACCGCGACCCGAACCGCAAGGAAATCCCGGTCATCTGCGACGAGCAGCTCGTCGTCGAGTACTACGCCCGCTGA
- a CDS encoding ATP-binding protein gives MGQTPLRSTAGGNLPSELGRFIGRGGELAEVGRLLERSRLVTVTGVGGVGKSRLVLAAARAAAEGPKERYCDGVRLAELSTVRDPALLELALAEALELTDHTTRPPRTVLAEHLAGRRLLLVLDGFEQLVDECADLVRELLRRCPGLCVLAAGRRPLALDGESVFPLAPPAAEEALALLAARASAADPAFAVTAENRAALVELCARLDGIPLALELAAGRLRTLSPAQVLARLEDRFALLTGGARGGLARHRALRTAIGWSHELCTPAERLLWARLSVFAGQFELDAAEYVCAGPDLPVETVLDLVGELLAQSLLVREETPAGVRFRMLETVRVYGAGWLESLGDAGRLRRRHRDWYVGLATWCELDWFSPRQQEVAALVEAELPNIRLALECCLDEPDETHLGQYLAGTLWFYWAGCGRLTEGRQWLDRTLEPADRAVEYETSRLKALWVLGYVAALQGDAAASMSALYECRDGAAQSGDQVAAAYAVHRMGCLALVSDDMARARELLGAALEQYRAAGELNSNVLMCQVELGMALAFLGDLPGALALCGEVREICEERGERWTKAYALYVLAYAALEAGRTREARRLLTECVTINHVFHDLVGLVLALELLALVTVAEGDAAEAAVLQGAAEPMWGGVGLQLFGSGYFNAPRLMCRERAGELLGAERYAAYEAEGRELSREALVGRALRDPEERGAGGVPRQAGRPRGSRVSTGTAAEQPQP, from the coding sequence ATGGGACAGACACCCCTTCGAAGTACTGCCGGGGGCAATCTTCCCTCGGAGCTGGGCCGGTTCATCGGGCGGGGTGGCGAACTCGCCGAGGTGGGGCGGCTCCTGGAGCGCTCGCGGCTCGTGACGGTGACCGGCGTGGGCGGAGTGGGCAAGTCCCGGCTCGTGCTCGCTGCGGCCCGGGCCGCGGCCGAGGGACCGAAGGAACGCTACTGTGACGGCGTCCGGCTGGCCGAGCTGTCGACCGTACGGGATCCCGCACTGCTGGAGCTGGCCCTCGCCGAGGCCCTGGAGCTGACCGACCACACCACCCGGCCACCCCGGACGGTCCTGGCCGAGCACCTGGCCGGACGCCGGCTACTGCTGGTGTTGGACGGCTTCGAGCAGCTGGTCGACGAGTGCGCCGACCTGGTACGGGAGCTGCTGCGCCGCTGTCCCGGCCTGTGCGTCCTCGCGGCCGGCCGGCGGCCGCTGGCCCTGGACGGGGAGTCGGTCTTCCCCCTGGCCCCGCCGGCCGCCGAGGAGGCACTGGCCCTGCTGGCGGCGCGGGCGTCCGCGGCCGACCCGGCCTTTGCGGTGACCGCGGAGAACCGGGCCGCGCTGGTCGAGCTGTGCGCCCGCCTCGACGGGATCCCGCTGGCCCTGGAGCTCGCGGCGGGCCGGCTGCGGACGCTGTCCCCCGCGCAGGTGCTGGCCCGGCTGGAGGACCGCTTCGCGCTGTTGACGGGTGGTGCGCGCGGCGGGCTCGCCCGGCACCGGGCGCTGCGGACCGCGATCGGCTGGAGCCACGAGCTGTGCACGCCCGCGGAGCGGCTGCTGTGGGCGCGGCTGTCGGTGTTCGCGGGGCAGTTCGAACTCGACGCCGCCGAATACGTGTGTGCGGGTCCGGATCTGCCGGTGGAGACCGTGCTGGACCTGGTTGGGGAGCTGCTCGCCCAGTCGCTGCTGGTTCGGGAGGAGACGCCCGCCGGGGTGCGTTTCCGCATGCTGGAGACCGTACGGGTGTACGGGGCGGGGTGGCTGGAGTCGCTGGGCGACGCCGGACGCCTGCGGCGGCGCCACCGGGACTGGTACGTGGGGCTGGCGACGTGGTGCGAGCTGGACTGGTTCAGCCCGCGCCAGCAGGAGGTGGCCGCGCTGGTGGAGGCGGAGCTGCCGAACATCCGGCTCGCCCTGGAGTGCTGTCTGGACGAGCCGGACGAGACGCACCTGGGCCAGTACTTGGCGGGGACGCTGTGGTTCTACTGGGCGGGCTGCGGGCGCCTGACCGAGGGGCGGCAATGGCTGGACCGGACCCTGGAGCCGGCGGACCGGGCGGTGGAGTACGAGACCTCGCGGCTGAAGGCCCTGTGGGTGCTCGGCTACGTCGCGGCCCTCCAGGGGGACGCGGCGGCCTCGATGAGCGCCCTGTACGAGTGCCGGGACGGGGCGGCGCAGAGCGGGGACCAGGTCGCGGCGGCCTACGCGGTGCACCGGATGGGCTGCCTGGCGCTGGTATCGGACGACATGGCGCGGGCCCGGGAGCTGCTGGGCGCGGCGCTGGAGCAGTACCGGGCCGCCGGCGAGCTGAACAGCAACGTGTTGATGTGCCAGGTGGAGCTGGGGATGGCGCTGGCCTTCCTCGGTGACCTGCCGGGCGCGCTCGCGCTGTGCGGGGAGGTCCGGGAGATCTGCGAGGAGCGCGGGGAGCGCTGGACGAAGGCGTACGCCCTGTACGTCCTCGCGTACGCGGCCCTCGAAGCGGGGCGCACCCGGGAAGCTCGGCGGCTGCTGACCGAGTGCGTGACCATCAACCACGTCTTCCACGATCTGGTCGGGCTGGTGCTCGCGCTGGAGCTGCTCGCGCTGGTCACGGTCGCGGAGGGGGACGCGGCCGAGGCCGCGGTGCTCCAGGGTGCGGCGGAGCCGATGTGGGGCGGGGTGGGGTTGCAGCTGTTCGGCTCGGGGTACTTCAACGCCCCGCGGCTGATGTGCCGGGAGCGGGCGGGCGAGCTGCTGGGCGCCGAGCGCTACGCGGCGTACGAGGCCGAGGGCCGGGAGCTGAGCCGTGAGGCGCTGGTCGGGCGGGCGTTGCGCGATCCGGAGGAGCGCGGCGCCGGCGGAGTGCCGCGGCAGGCGGGGCGGCCGCGCGGCTCCCGCGTGTCGACGGGCACGGCGGCGGAGCAGCCGCAGCCCTGA
- a CDS encoding DUF948 domain-containing protein produces the protein MSGVEVAGIIVAVFWAILISFLAVALVRLAQVLRAATKLVADVTDQAVPLLADASTTVRSARTQLDRVDAIASDVQEVTSNASALSSTVATAFGGPLVKVAAFGYGVRKALGKGDAGASGGTPPKTSRRTVIVGRTVPAARRRKQKG, from the coding sequence GTGTCCGGTGTAGAGGTGGCCGGGATCATCGTGGCCGTCTTCTGGGCCATCCTGATCTCCTTCCTCGCCGTGGCCCTGGTGAGGCTGGCCCAGGTGCTCAGGGCGGCCACCAAGCTGGTGGCCGACGTGACCGACCAGGCCGTTCCGCTGCTCGCCGACGCCTCCACCACCGTCCGCTCCGCGCGCACCCAGCTCGACCGGGTCGACGCCATCGCGAGCGACGTGCAAGAGGTCACCTCCAACGCCTCGGCACTGTCCTCCACCGTGGCCACCGCCTTCGGCGGGCCGCTGGTGAAGGTCGCGGCCTTCGGCTACGGCGTCCGCAAGGCGCTGGGCAAGGGGGACGCCGGGGCGTCGGGAGGCACGCCGCCGAAGACATCCCGACGAACCGTGATCGTTGGACGTACGGTGCCGGCCGCCCGGCGCCGGAAGCAGAAGGGCTGA
- a CDS encoding DUF6167 family protein, whose protein sequence is MFRRAFWFTAGAAAGVWATTKVNRQLKKLTPESLAAQAADKAVEAGHRLKDFALDVKAGMTQREDELNDALGLHQDPDRPDNVTALPGPRRLRAIENRKTTYRPKLSYDRNEDH, encoded by the coding sequence ATGTTCCGCCGAGCCTTCTGGTTCACCGCAGGCGCAGCCGCCGGCGTGTGGGCCACCACCAAGGTCAACCGCCAGCTGAAGAAGCTGACGCCGGAGAGCCTCGCCGCCCAGGCGGCCGACAAGGCCGTGGAGGCGGGACACCGCCTCAAGGACTTCGCCCTCGACGTCAAAGCGGGAATGACGCAGCGCGAGGACGAGCTGAACGACGCATTGGGGCTCCACCAGGACCCCGATCGACCCGACAACGTCACGGCCCTCCCCGGGCCGCGGCGGCTGCGGGCCATCGAGAACCGCAAGACCACCTACCGACCTAAGTTGTCGTACGACCGGAATGAGGACCACTGA